Genomic window (Gemmatimonadota bacterium):
GATACACCTCGCCGATGCGCCCTTCTTCGATGAGCCGCTTGGCCAGCGCGACCGCGGGCACCCGGCGGTAGTTGTAGGCCACCATGCTCTTCACGCCCGCCCGGTTCACGGCGTCGGCCATGGCCCGGGCTTCCGCGAGGCTGTTGGCCAGTGGTTTCTCGCAAAAGACGTGCTTGCCCGCTTCGGCGGCGGTAATGGCGATCTCCGCGTGGCTGTCGCCCGGCGTCGATACGTCGACCAGATCGATGTCGTCCCGGGCGATCAGGGTCTTCCAGTCGGTCTCGTAGCCCTCCCAGCCGAACTCGGCGGCCGCGCCCCTGACGTTCTCCTCGTTCCGGCCGCAGATGGCTTTCATGACCGGCACGCCGGCCGCATCCGGAAAGAAGAAGGACATGTCCTTGAAGGCGTGGCTGTGCGCCTTGCCCATGAATGAATAACCCACCAGGCCCACGTTGACGTTGCGTGCCATGTATTGCTCCTTTCTCGTCTCGCGCGCCGCCGGGGCGGTCCGTTCACCGCCTCAGCGGACGGTCCGGCTCACGAAGCCAGCTTTTCCTCTACGTAATCCTTCAACTCGTCGATGGGCACCCGGTCCTGCGCCATGGTATCCCGGTCGCGGACCGTCACCGTACGGTCGTCGATCGTCTGGAAATCGACCGTGACGCACAGCGGGGTGCCGATTTCGTCCTGGCGCCGGTAGAGTTTACCGATGGCGCCCGTGTCGTCGTATACCGTGCGTATCCTGCCCCCGGACTGCAGCGCCTTGCGGATATCCCGGGCCGTGGACGCGAGCCGGTCGTCGGTCCGCTTCAGCGGAAAGACCGCCACCTTGACCGGGGCCAGGTGGGGCTTGAGCCGCAATACCGTCCGGTAGTGGTCGCCGATGACCTTCTGGGACAGGTTCCTCAGCGCCTTGCCTTCCTTGATCCGGTCGGCGCCCGGCATGGCCAGGAGCGCGTCGATGCGCGGCATGCTTTCGGGCAGTTCGCTCGAAATGGACTCACCGAAGGAGAGCAGGGCGTCCCGCGCGTCGGCCGGCAGCTTCGTGTTTCCCGAAACGGCGGCGTTGAACGCTTCGAGCCCGCTGCCGATCCCGGAGGCCTTGTCCTCCGGCGGCGCCTTGACCATGGGTTCGTCATAGGCTTCGCTGAGGACGGCCAGCAGGCACCGGCCGACCCCCGCCGACGGCTCGACCACGAAGGGGATCACGTGGCGGTTCGTCTGCGGATCGAAATAGGATAGCCGCGTCGTGCTGGACGGGTTTTCCGCCACCTGCGCCGTGAGTTCGTACTGCTCCTGGTACCGCGTGTGGGAGCCCAGGTCGAAATCCGTCCGGCTGGCGATGCCCTCGAGCTCCTCGTAGCCGAGGGTGGGATACCCGTACATCAGGTCGTA
Coding sequences:
- a CDS encoding His/Gly/Thr/Pro-type tRNA ligase C-terminal domain-containing protein, which codes for MPAVSLEQLVSLCKRRGIIYPGSEIYGGLQGLYDYGPVGVEMKNNIVDSWWRRNVYERDDMEGLDSAILMNPLTWRYSGHEETFVDPLVDCRKCQGRWRADQVDGSCPACGSTDLTEPRPFNLMFKTQVGPVSEEDAYAYLRPETAQGIFVNFNNVLTTTARKLPFGIAQVGKGFRNEINPRNFLFRVREFDMLEIEYFVHPGTEDAWQDRWLEDRLDWWEHIGVPRGAIRIHDVPREDLAHYSKKTYDLMYGYPTLGYEELEGIASRTDFDLGSHTRYQEQYELTAQVAENPSSTTRLSYFDPQTNRHVIPFVVEPSAGVGRCLLAVLSEAYDEPMVKAPPEDKASGIGSGLEAFNAAVSGNTKLPADARDALLSFGESISSELPESMPRIDALLAMPGADRIKEGKALRNLSQKVIGDHYRTVLRLKPHLAPVKVAVFPLKRTDDRLASTARDIRKALQSGGRIRTVYDDTGAIGKLYRRQDEIGTPLCVTVDFQTIDDRTVTVRDRDTMAQDRVPIDELKDYVEEKLAS